The proteins below come from a single Candidatus Polarisedimenticolaceae bacterium genomic window:
- the nrfD gene encoding NrfD/PsrC family molybdoenzyme membrane anchor subunit, which produces MGVISIDRREVLDNTTDDPTRRAPLILGENDYASVTEKVCRIVEAPKPPKAWYVGFAVASFFAGILGAMILYLFTTGVGVWGLNKPVSWGFDITNFVFWVGIGHAGTLISAILFLFRQNWRTSINRFAEAMTIFAVICAATFPGIHVGRVWFAYWLFPIPNQMQMWPNFRSPLLWDVFAVSTYATVSLVFWFMGMIPDLATIRDRASGKIRQFAYGLFSLGWRGSHRHWHRYERAYLLLAALATPLVLSVHSVVSFDFATSMLPGWHATIFPPYFVAGAIFGGFAMVLVLIVPAREWFGLKEIITLRHIDNMCKILLATGMMVGYAYAIEFFIAWYSGSPTERFVFINRAFGPYWWAYWTMVTCNVIVPQVFWSKAARSNVWVVWTVGVLVNVGMWFERFVIIVTSLHRDFIPSNWSMYEPTWVEYLTLAGSFGLFFTLFLLFLRFLPMIAMAEVKSVMPQPHPQGRAEGHR; this is translated from the coding sequence ATGGGCGTCATCTCCATCGATCGCCGGGAAGTCCTCGACAACACGACGGACGACCCGACCCGGCGCGCGCCGCTGATCCTCGGCGAGAACGACTACGCGTCGGTCACCGAGAAGGTCTGCCGGATCGTCGAGGCGCCGAAGCCCCCGAAGGCGTGGTACGTCGGTTTCGCCGTCGCCTCGTTCTTCGCGGGGATCCTCGGCGCGATGATCCTCTACCTGTTCACGACGGGCGTGGGCGTCTGGGGCCTGAACAAGCCGGTGAGCTGGGGCTTCGACATCACCAACTTCGTGTTCTGGGTCGGCATCGGCCACGCCGGGACGCTGATCTCCGCGATCCTCTTCCTGTTCCGGCAGAACTGGCGGACCTCGATCAACCGGTTCGCCGAGGCGATGACGATCTTCGCGGTCATCTGCGCCGCGACCTTCCCGGGGATCCACGTCGGCCGGGTCTGGTTCGCATACTGGCTCTTCCCGATCCCGAACCAGATGCAGATGTGGCCGAACTTCCGCAGCCCGCTGCTCTGGGACGTCTTCGCGGTCTCCACGTACGCGACCGTGTCGCTGGTCTTCTGGTTCATGGGGATGATCCCCGACCTCGCCACGATCCGGGACCGGGCCTCCGGCAAGATCCGGCAGTTCGCCTACGGCCTGTTCAGCCTCGGCTGGCGCGGCTCGCACCGGCACTGGCACCGCTACGAGCGCGCCTACCTGCTGCTCGCCGCGCTCGCGACGCCGCTTGTCCTCTCGGTGCACTCGGTCGTGTCGTTCGACTTCGCGACCTCGATGCTCCCGGGCTGGCACGCGACGATCTTCCCGCCCTACTTCGTGGCGGGCGCGATCTTCGGCGGATTCGCGATGGTGCTCGTGCTGATCGTCCCCGCGCGCGAGTGGTTCGGCCTCAAGGAGATCATCACCCTCCGGCACATCGACAACATGTGCAAGATCCTGCTCGCGACCGGGATGATGGTCGGCTACGCGTACGCGATCGAGTTCTTCATCGCCTGGTACAGCGGCAGCCCCACCGAGCGCTTCGTCTTCATCAACCGCGCCTTCGGCCCGTACTGGTGGGCGTACTGGACGATGGTCACCTGCAACGTGATCGTGCCGCAGGTCTTCTGGTCGAAGGCGGCGCGCTCGAACGTCTGGGTCGTGTGGACCGTCGGCGTGCTCGTCAACGTGGGCATGTGGTTCGAGCGCTTCGTCATCATCGTCACCTCGCTCCACCGCGACTTCATCCCGTCGAACTGGTCGATGTACGAGCCGACGTGGGTCGAGTACCTGACCCTCGCCGGGAGCTTCGGCCTGTTCTTCACCCTCTTCCTGCTGTTCCTGCGGTTCCTCCCGATGATCGCGATGGCGGAGGTGAAGAGCGTCATGCCGCAGCCGCACCCGCAGGGCCGCGCGGAGGGCCACCGATGA
- a CDS encoding TAT-variant-translocated molybdopterin oxidoreductase: MSSMTDEHHDGRAYWRSLDDLADKPEFRELVRREFPLFADEMLAPSRRDFLKLMGASVALAGLTGCRRWPAELLVPFAHRPEGYVPGVPVQYATSMEIGGSVQGLLVTAYDGRPIKVDGNPMHPASLGGTDHLAQASVLQMYDPDREVRVSERQGEVFVERGWDAFLAHALPTMREHKADGGRGLRVLCEASSSPSLADLKARFLAAYPNASWHTWEPLNRDQEREGARLAFGRAVRTHYALAEAEVVLALDADLLMAHPDGVRYARHWGSRRSAAGGSMNRLYAVESVYSLTGGVADVRIPVQARMVAVVAGKVAAALLKAGVALPESLQSIRPAIDAFGRNAFTDPAIEKIAADLAANRGRSIVAAGPRQPAVVHALAHAINAMLGNAGTTVRYTEDPEGDRPAHAASLGALTAAIGNGGVKTLILLGGNPVFDAPADAGLPAALGKVRETWRLGDYLDETSEVCSWHLPKAHYLEAWSDLRSWDGTWGVTQPVLEPLYDGRTAAETLALLLEEPTAKGYDLVRRSLGGALGTPDFEPRWRQVLHDGIVADSAFPAIVPEITAAAWSSELAAAAGTTAVEGSKLEVVFERSIPVHDGRFANLGWLQEMPEPFTKTTWDNPAIVGPATAKALGVGTGDVVKVTVDGRSIEIPVFVLPGTAANTIVLHTGWGRRRAGRVGTGRGFDVYPVRSAASSWFGVAEVAGTGATYDIVSVQDHHVVDDLGKTERDRRALHLVREADLDYFREHPDFAQHMVHVPGDIQLWSPHAYEGYKWGMTIDLSSCIGCGACAVACYAENNIPVVGKAEVRRGREMSWLRIDRYFQGSPDRPHSLAFQPMTCHHCENAPCEQVCPVAATVHDQEGLNVMVYNRCIGTRYCSNNCPYKVRRFNYFNNHKHPNAIESMVYNPEVTVRSRGVMEKCTFCIQRIEGAKIRAKNDQRRVQDGEIVTACQQACPTQAIVFGDLNDEGSRVAAAFGDKRSYGVLEEINTKPRLKYMARLKNRPEGFTVEPPTSGHGGGHHGSEA, encoded by the coding sequence ATGTCATCGATGACCGACGAGCACCACGACGGCCGGGCGTACTGGCGCAGCCTCGACGACCTGGCCGACAAGCCCGAGTTCCGGGAGCTCGTCCGGCGGGAGTTCCCGCTCTTCGCGGACGAGATGCTCGCCCCGTCGCGGCGGGACTTCCTCAAGCTGATGGGCGCCTCGGTCGCGCTCGCGGGCCTGACCGGCTGCCGCCGCTGGCCGGCGGAGCTACTCGTCCCGTTCGCGCACCGCCCCGAGGGGTACGTCCCCGGCGTGCCGGTGCAGTACGCGACGTCGATGGAGATCGGCGGCTCGGTCCAGGGGCTGCTCGTCACCGCTTACGACGGGCGCCCGATCAAGGTCGACGGGAACCCGATGCACCCCGCCTCGCTCGGGGGGACCGACCACCTCGCGCAGGCGAGCGTCCTCCAGATGTACGACCCCGACCGCGAGGTCCGGGTGTCGGAGCGGCAGGGCGAGGTCTTCGTCGAGCGCGGCTGGGACGCCTTCCTCGCGCACGCCCTGCCGACGATGCGCGAGCACAAGGCCGACGGCGGCCGCGGACTTCGCGTCCTGTGCGAGGCCTCCTCCTCCCCGAGCCTCGCCGATCTCAAGGCGCGCTTCCTCGCGGCCTACCCCAACGCGTCGTGGCACACCTGGGAGCCGCTGAACCGCGACCAGGAGCGCGAAGGGGCGCGCCTGGCGTTCGGACGGGCCGTCCGGACCCATTACGCGCTCGCCGAGGCCGAGGTCGTCCTCGCGCTCGACGCGGATCTGCTGATGGCGCACCCCGACGGCGTCCGGTACGCGCGCCACTGGGGCTCGCGCCGCTCGGCGGCCGGCGGGTCGATGAACCGCCTCTACGCCGTCGAGAGCGTGTATTCGCTCACCGGCGGCGTCGCGGATGTCCGCATTCCCGTGCAGGCCCGCATGGTGGCGGTGGTCGCAGGCAAGGTCGCCGCAGCCCTCCTGAAGGCGGGGGTCGCGCTTCCCGAGAGCCTCCAGTCGATTCGCCCGGCGATCGATGCGTTCGGGCGCAACGCCTTCACCGACCCCGCGATCGAGAAGATCGCCGCCGACCTCGCCGCGAACCGCGGGCGGTCGATCGTCGCGGCGGGGCCGCGGCAGCCCGCCGTCGTCCACGCGCTCGCCCACGCGATCAACGCGATGCTCGGCAACGCCGGGACGACGGTGCGCTACACCGAGGATCCCGAGGGCGACCGCCCGGCGCACGCCGCGTCGCTGGGTGCCCTCACCGCCGCGATCGGTAACGGCGGCGTGAAGACGCTGATCCTGCTCGGGGGCAACCCCGTCTTCGACGCCCCCGCCGACGCCGGCCTCCCCGCGGCTCTCGGCAAGGTCCGCGAGACCTGGCGGCTGGGGGACTACCTCGACGAGACGTCGGAGGTGTGCTCCTGGCACCTGCCGAAGGCCCATTACCTCGAGGCGTGGAGCGACCTCCGCTCGTGGGACGGAACGTGGGGGGTGACGCAGCCCGTCCTCGAGCCGCTCTACGACGGGAGAACCGCGGCCGAGACCCTCGCGCTCCTGCTCGAGGAGCCGACCGCGAAGGGGTACGACCTCGTCCGCCGCTCGCTCGGCGGCGCGCTCGGGACCCCCGATTTCGAGCCGCGCTGGAGACAGGTGCTCCACGACGGCATCGTCGCGGACAGCGCCTTCCCCGCGATCGTCCCCGAGATCACCGCGGCCGCATGGTCGTCGGAGCTCGCCGCGGCGGCGGGGACGACCGCCGTCGAGGGGTCGAAGCTCGAGGTCGTCTTCGAGCGCTCGATCCCCGTGCACGACGGCCGCTTCGCCAACCTCGGCTGGCTGCAGGAGATGCCCGAGCCGTTCACGAAGACGACGTGGGACAACCCCGCGATCGTCGGTCCCGCGACCGCGAAGGCGCTGGGCGTCGGAACCGGCGACGTGGTCAAGGTCACGGTGGACGGGCGCTCGATCGAGATCCCCGTCTTCGTGCTCCCCGGGACCGCCGCGAACACGATCGTCCTCCACACCGGCTGGGGCAGGCGCCGCGCGGGCCGCGTGGGGACGGGGCGGGGGTTCGACGTCTACCCGGTGCGCAGCGCGGCCTCGTCGTGGTTCGGAGTCGCCGAGGTCGCCGGGACCGGGGCGACCTACGACATCGTCTCCGTCCAGGACCACCACGTCGTCGACGATCTCGGCAAGACCGAGCGCGACCGGCGCGCGCTGCACCTGGTCCGCGAGGCGGACCTGGATTACTTCCGGGAGCATCCCGACTTCGCGCAGCACATGGTGCACGTCCCGGGCGACATCCAGCTGTGGAGCCCCCACGCCTACGAGGGGTACAAGTGGGGGATGACGATCGACCTGTCGTCCTGCATCGGGTGCGGGGCGTGCGCGGTCGCCTGTTACGCCGAGAACAACATCCCGGTGGTCGGCAAGGCGGAGGTAAGGCGCGGCCGCGAGATGAGCTGGCTGCGCATCGACCGGTACTTCCAGGGAAGCCCCGACCGGCCGCACTCGCTCGCCTTCCAGCCGATGACCTGCCACCACTGCGAGAACGCCCCCTGCGAGCAGGTGTGCCCCGTGGCGGCCACCGTGCACGACCAGGAAGGCCTCAACGTGATGGTCTACAACCGCTGCATCGGCACGCGGTACTGCTCGAACAACTGCCCGTACAAGGTGCGGCGGTTCAACTACTTCAACAACCACAAGCACCCCAACGCGATCGAGTCGATGGTCTACAACCCCGAGGTCACGGTCCGCTCGCGAGGCGTGATGGAGAAGTGCACCTTCTGCATCCAGCGGATCGAGGGGGCCAAGATCCGGGCGAAGAACGATCAGCGGCGCGTGCAGGACGGCGAGATCGTCACCGCCTGCCAGCAGGCCTGCCCGACGCAGGCGATCGTCTTCGGCGACCTGAACGACGAGGGGAGCCGCGTCGCGGCGGCCTTCGGGGACAAGCGCAGCTACGGCGTCCTCGAGGAGATCAACACCAAGCCGCGGCTGAAGTACATGGCGCGCCTCAAGAACCGGCCGGAGGGGTTCACGGTCGAGCCCCCGACGTCCGGCCACGGCGGCGGCCACCACGGCTCGGAGGCCTAG